A genomic stretch from candidate division TA06 bacterium includes:
- a CDS encoding zf-HC2 domain-containing protein, whose translation MKSTKHSDCLSDEILCGYLDGSVSGRERKRVEQHLGVCDRCLSVVTNMVREMATITGLELLEAGRHHEERVKDLVSHTQPLEARVSINVLERIRQLVSFKVPSLVLNYRFATATLIVFLVAATSLILYDQYNKPWLPSTPATRSPEERLRHPRLNSPIGKIKKTKTITFRWESSKEIDHYELIVFDLDSGTTFLKKSTKDAQFELKDKVDELEPGKQYHWLVRYHFTDGNVETTRSAELQVKE comes from the coding sequence ATGAAAAGCACAAAGCACTCAGATTGCCTATCAGATGAGATACTATGTGGGTATCTCGACGGGTCAGTCTCCGGCAGGGAAAGAAAGAGAGTTGAACAGCACCTTGGTGTATGTGATCGATGTCTTAGCGTTGTTACCAACATGGTGCGTGAAATGGCCACAATTACAGGGCTTGAGCTCCTGGAAGCTGGCAGACATCACGAAGAACGGGTCAAAGACTTGGTCAGCCATACGCAGCCTCTCGAGGCAAGAGTGTCCATTAATGTACTTGAAAGAATAAGACAGCTTGTCTCATTCAAGGTACCGAGCCTCGTTCTTAATTACCGATTCGCGACTGCTACCCTGATTGTATTCTTGGTAGCTGCAACTTCCCTCATCCTGTATGACCAATACAATAAACCTTGGCTACCATCCACGCCAGCAACAAGGAGTCCAGAAGAGAGGTTGAGGCACCCAAGACTGAACAGTCCCATTGGCAAGATTAAGAAGACAAAAACGATCACATTTCGTTGGGAATCGAGTAAGGAAATCGACCACTACGAACTCATTGTCTTCGACTTAGATTCAGGTACTACATTCTTGAAAAAGTCGACAAAAGATGCACAGTTTGAACTCAAAGATAAGGTGGATGAACTGGAACCAGGTAAACAATACCACTGGCTGGTAAGATACCACTTCACAGACGGGAACGTCGAAACAACGAGATCAGCAGAATTGCAGGTCAAGGAATAA
- a CDS encoding sigma-70 family RNA polymerase sigma factor, with translation MKIMASSNIAQFPRELIELEERHKDLSFLDVRNILLKDEPSGWSIFVDKYSRFVYTVALKLIGPTSDAEELAHEIYYEVFEKLHENDFRIIKGFKGKAEFQTYLFRIVQTIKSKVLRNLKKHHEKLDFVDFTDQAFSKIASHEEWSRAVDWSFISVEEIRKPVLDTVGELNARERLMLRLRFQKGLKLREIADLMNLPDTNKAAYELRKILDKFKFLNRLCAQHQWDDRQFAIIIELFEQTIFE, from the coding sequence GTGAAAATCATGGCTTCCTCTAACATAGCCCAATTCCCCAGAGAACTTATCGAGCTTGAAGAACGACACAAGGATTTGTCTTTTCTTGATGTCCGAAACATACTTCTGAAAGATGAACCAAGTGGTTGGTCTATTTTTGTCGACAAGTATTCTCGATTTGTATACACGGTGGCGTTGAAGTTGATTGGACCAACGAGTGATGCAGAAGAGTTAGCACATGAAATCTATTATGAGGTCTTCGAAAAGTTGCATGAAAACGATTTCAGAATAATAAAGGGATTTAAAGGAAAAGCAGAGTTTCAAACCTACCTATTTCGAATTGTGCAAACCATTAAATCAAAGGTACTTCGAAACTTGAAAAAGCACCACGAAAAGCTAGATTTCGTGGATTTTACCGACCAAGCATTCAGTAAGATTGCCAGCCACGAAGAATGGTCGAGAGCGGTTGATTGGAGTTTCATCAGTGTGGAAGAAATTAGAAAGCCCGTGTTAGATACGGTTGGCGAACTCAATGCACGCGAAAGATTGATGCTGAGATTGCGATTCCAAAAGGGGCTGAAGCTGAGAGAAATAGCTGATCTGATGAATCTCCCTGATACAAACAAGGCTGCATACGAGCTGAGGAAGATACTGGATAAGTTCAAGTTTCTCAACAGGTTGTGTGCTCAGCATCAATGGGATGACAGACAATTTGCGATCATAATCGAGCTCTTTGAACAGACAATATTCGAGTAG
- a CDS encoding DUF3795 domain-containing protein: MGGHKMKDPIGKCGFNCSRCGSYKENLKTNEDRQRISDGWHKYFGFRMDPQTLLRCDGCQVPQEEKPIRYINCRIRRCAVYNGVKTCAHCSAYACEEVNVNSSGHTREKVEARLGNPMPEEEYLTFVEPYQGVKHLEEIRASLAPEDIVEMTKVALRPRIVDFPENLPFSRKETSAFEALHRTITRVESADGISYARREVLKKRRRHLLKVLWAAGLHGELKKKRGLHLEIDSETYLAEKIQSSYSKAKDYFKALEKYGVHCEHVPLKKKGWLTPEGSLRKGNWYMKMSFGDDAGGPGTLRALQKYTTKLSKNHGKNAFRYFSKADMLILRKG; this comes from the coding sequence ATGGGGGGACACAAAATGAAAGATCCTATCGGCAAATGCGGTTTCAACTGCAGCCGCTGCGGTTCCTATAAGGAAAACCTTAAGACCAACGAGGATAGACAGCGGATCAGTGATGGATGGCATAAATATTTCGGCTTTCGGATGGATCCCCAGACACTTCTCCGGTGCGACGGCTGCCAGGTGCCCCAGGAAGAGAAGCCGATACGCTACATCAATTGCAGGATACGAAGGTGCGCAGTCTACAATGGCGTCAAAACCTGTGCACACTGCTCTGCCTATGCGTGTGAGGAAGTGAACGTGAATTCCTCCGGTCATACTCGGGAGAAGGTTGAGGCTCGACTGGGGAATCCAATGCCAGAAGAAGAATACCTCACATTCGTAGAACCCTACCAAGGGGTGAAGCATCTGGAGGAAATACGCGCCTCCCTTGCCCCGGAAGACATAGTTGAGATGACCAAAGTTGCTCTAAGGCCCAGGATTGTGGATTTCCCTGAAAATCTCCCCTTTTCCAGGAAAGAGACGTCTGCCTTTGAGGCCCTTCATCGGACCATAACCAGGGTAGAATCTGCCGATGGCATCTCATATGCCCGAAGAGAAGTGCTCAAGAAAAGGAGACGGCATTTGCTTAAGGTGTTGTGGGCGGCCGGACTCCACGGCGAACTGAAGAAGAAACGCGGTCTACACCTTGAAATTGACAGTGAGACTTATTTGGCCGAGAAGATTCAGTCGAGCTATTCGAAGGCGAAGGACTACTTCAAGGCGCTGGAGAAGTACGGTGTCCACTGTGAACATGTTCCACTGAAGAAAAAGGGATGGTTGACTCCGGAAGGGTCGCTGAGAAAAGGAAATTGGTACATGAAGATGTCCTTCGGGGACGATGCTGGGGGCCCGGGCACATTAAGAGCACTACAGAAATACACCACCAAATTGAGCAAGAACCACGGGAAAAACGCATTCCGCTACTTCTCAAAGGCGGATATGCTCATTCTACGTAAGGGGTAA